In Vespa crabro chromosome 13, iyVesCrab1.2, whole genome shotgun sequence, one DNA window encodes the following:
- the LOC124428672 gene encoding Y+L amino acid transporter 2 isoform X1, which translates to MPDKVAPAERQVMVLHTSKKNISEDKNKDSGVKLKKELGLLDGVAIIVGIIVGAGIFVSPKGVLTNSGSVGQALIVWIFSGLLSLVGALCYAELGTMIPKSGGDYAYISDAFGSLPAFLYLWVALFILVPTGNAITALTFAQYILQPAWPGCKPPYAAVRLLAAVVTCLLTAINCYNVKWATRVQDIFTGTKIFALIIIMVAGFWWLCTGHTDNFHQPMAGTNTQPGYIALAIYSGLFSYSGWNYLNFVTEELKDPYKNLPKAICISLPLVTVIYVLANVAYFVVLTQDEILASNAVAVTFGDKLLGVMSWIMPFFVACSTFGALNGAIFASSRLFFVGARNGHLPTAIALINVQNLTPMPSLIFLCIITLALLIIEDVYVLINYVSFVEALFTTLSVSGLLWLRYKRPDLHRPIKVSIALPVIFFIICTFLVILPCYVSPWEVGVGIIIILSGIPVYSIFIYWENKPIWLVSASHDFNMFCAKLFLCVQEEKND; encoded by the exons ATGCCGGACAAAGTAGCACCAGCCGAAAGGCAAGTGATGGTGCTTCatacttcgaaaaaaaatatttccgaagataagaataaagacAGTGGtgtgaaattgaaaaaagaattaggaTTACTCGATGGCGTTGCAATAATCGTTGGTATCATTGTTGGTGCTGGCATTTTTGTTTCACCTAAAGGAGTTCTTACTAATAGTGGTAGCGTTGGCCAAGCTCTCATCGTTTGGATTTTCTCTGGTTTACTTTCACTTGTCGGTGCTCTCTGTTATGCCGAATTAG GTACGATGATACCAAAATCGGGTGGTGACTATGCCTATATTAGCGATGCATTTGGGTCATTACCagcttttctttatctatggGTTGCATTATTTATTCTCGTTCCAACCGGAAACGCTATCACTGCACTTACGTTTGCACAATACATTTTACAACCTGCTTGGCCAGGTTGTAAGCCACCATATGCAGCTGTAAGACTTCTTGCAGCAGTTGTTACat GCTTGTTAACTGcaattaattgttataatgttaaatGGGCAACAAGGGTTCAGGATATATTTACTGGTACAAAGATCTTTGCCTTGATCATCATCATGGTTGCTGGTTTCTGGTGGCTTTGTACTGGTCATACAGATAATTTTCATCAACCAATGGCTGGAACAAATACGCAACCTGGTTATATCGCGCTTGCTATATATTCAGGATTATTTTCCTACTCTGGGTGGAATTATCTTAATTTTGTCACAGAGGAATTGAAAGATCCTTacaa AAATCTTCCAAAAGCAATATGCATATCTTTGCCATTGGTGACAGTGATTTATGTCTTAGCAAACGTTGCATACTTCGTTGTCTTGACGCAAGATGAGATACTTGCATCGAACGCAGTCGCTGTT aCTTTTGGTGATAAATTATTAGGAGTAATGTCATGGATCATGCCGTTTTTCGTAGCATGTTCAACATTCGGTGCATTAAACGGTGCAATCTTCGCTTCTTCAAGATTATTTTTCGTTGGGGCACGTAACGGTCATTTGCCTACTGCCATAGCACTCATTAATGTACAAAATTTGACACCAATGCCTTCCCTTATATTTCTG TGCATTATCACCCTGGCACTTCTGATCATAGAGGATGTCTATGTGCTGATCAATTATGTTAGCTTCGTTGAAGCACTGTTCACCACGCTCTCAGTATCTGGCCTCCTGTGGCTACGTTACAAAAGGCCCGATCTTCATCGACCGATAAAG gtaTCTATAGCTTTACCCGtaattttcttcataatttGTACATTTTTGGTTATTCTTCCTTGCTACGTTTCACCATGGGAAGTAGGAGtaggaataattattattttatctggAATTCCtgtatattcgattttcatATACTGGGAAAACAAACCAATTTGGCTAGTGTCAGCTTCAC ATGATTTTAACATGTTTTGCGCGAAACTTTTTTTGTGCGTACAAGAAGAGAAGAATGATTGA
- the LOC124428672 gene encoding large neutral amino acids transporter small subunit 1 isoform X2: protein MIPKSGGDYAYISDAFGSLPAFLYLWVALFILVPTGNAITALTFAQYILQPAWPGCKPPYAAVRLLAAVVTCLLTAINCYNVKWATRVQDIFTGTKIFALIIIMVAGFWWLCTGHTDNFHQPMAGTNTQPGYIALAIYSGLFSYSGWNYLNFVTEELKDPYKNLPKAICISLPLVTVIYVLANVAYFVVLTQDEILASNAVAVTFGDKLLGVMSWIMPFFVACSTFGALNGAIFASSRLFFVGARNGHLPTAIALINVQNLTPMPSLIFLCIITLALLIIEDVYVLINYVSFVEALFTTLSVSGLLWLRYKRPDLHRPIKVSIALPVIFFIICTFLVILPCYVSPWEVGVGIIIILSGIPVYSIFIYWENKPIWLVSASHDFNMFCAKLFLCVQEEKND from the exons ATGATACCAAAATCGGGTGGTGACTATGCCTATATTAGCGATGCATTTGGGTCATTACCagcttttctttatctatggGTTGCATTATTTATTCTCGTTCCAACCGGAAACGCTATCACTGCACTTACGTTTGCACAATACATTTTACAACCTGCTTGGCCAGGTTGTAAGCCACCATATGCAGCTGTAAGACTTCTTGCAGCAGTTGTTACat GCTTGTTAACTGcaattaattgttataatgttaaatGGGCAACAAGGGTTCAGGATATATTTACTGGTACAAAGATCTTTGCCTTGATCATCATCATGGTTGCTGGTTTCTGGTGGCTTTGTACTGGTCATACAGATAATTTTCATCAACCAATGGCTGGAACAAATACGCAACCTGGTTATATCGCGCTTGCTATATATTCAGGATTATTTTCCTACTCTGGGTGGAATTATCTTAATTTTGTCACAGAGGAATTGAAAGATCCTTacaa AAATCTTCCAAAAGCAATATGCATATCTTTGCCATTGGTGACAGTGATTTATGTCTTAGCAAACGTTGCATACTTCGTTGTCTTGACGCAAGATGAGATACTTGCATCGAACGCAGTCGCTGTT aCTTTTGGTGATAAATTATTAGGAGTAATGTCATGGATCATGCCGTTTTTCGTAGCATGTTCAACATTCGGTGCATTAAACGGTGCAATCTTCGCTTCTTCAAGATTATTTTTCGTTGGGGCACGTAACGGTCATTTGCCTACTGCCATAGCACTCATTAATGTACAAAATTTGACACCAATGCCTTCCCTTATATTTCTG TGCATTATCACCCTGGCACTTCTGATCATAGAGGATGTCTATGTGCTGATCAATTATGTTAGCTTCGTTGAAGCACTGTTCACCACGCTCTCAGTATCTGGCCTCCTGTGGCTACGTTACAAAAGGCCCGATCTTCATCGACCGATAAAG gtaTCTATAGCTTTACCCGtaattttcttcataatttGTACATTTTTGGTTATTCTTCCTTGCTACGTTTCACCATGGGAAGTAGGAGtaggaataattattattttatctggAATTCCtgtatattcgattttcatATACTGGGAAAACAAACCAATTTGGCTAGTGTCAGCTTCAC ATGATTTTAACATGTTTTGCGCGAAACTTTTTTTGTGCGTACAAGAAGAGAAGAATGATTGA
- the LOC124428720 gene encoding transmembrane protein 231-like isoform X3 — protein sequence MERGIEMAPIVCSTFTSYKENNISDDCLIIKVQEIDTNNDGKKDILKFEAQFYTDSPIKNIRFFLFFDFKLKQIFESSIQSLAIFDHTLHQDEQKIYFIADLELKQRGILHSDHLYEAYNHSIELSDRTLLQLLSQSVNKKFSAEITNSHVITQSGFSKEDMITIQGELHYKDHLIYYQPNLWEELKWAWIHERGALNGSILGSLGVSFGTKQHYRLCQPFQTFIHISTRRPTLFNEGGDCAVPRMSLVCSIRKYVYTVVSIIPIC from the exons atGGAGAGAGGCATAGAAATGGCCCCGATAGTTTGTTCTACCTTTACTAGCTacaaagagaataatatttctgaTGATTGTTTAATCATAAAg gtACAAGAAATAGATACAAACAATGATgggaagaaagatatattaaagtttGAAGCTCAGTTTTATACAGATTCACCTATTAAGAACATaaggttttttttattttttgattttaaattaaag caaATTTTTGAAAGCTCTATTCAATCATTAGCAATATTTGATCATACATTACATCAAGATGaacaaaagatttattttattgccgATTTGGAATTAAAACAGAGAGGCATTCTTCATAGCGATCATTTATATGAGGCATATAATCATAGTATAGAGTTGTCAGACCGAACATTGCTGCAATTGCTATCTCAAAGTGTTAATAAAAAGT TTTCAGCTGAAATTACTAACAGCCATGTAATTACTCAATCGGGATTTTCAAAGGAAGATATGATTACAATCCAAGGAGAATTACATTACAAagatcatttaatatattatcaaccTAATTTGTGGGAAGAATTGAAATGGGCATGGATACA CGAAAGAGGCGCTTTGAATGGATCGATATTAGGGAGTCTAGGCGTTTCTTTTGGCACGAAGCAACATTACCGACTATGTCAACCCTTCCAGACATTCATCCATATCTCAACAAGGCGTCCTACTCTGTTCAATGAGGGTGGAGATTGCGCTGTACCGCGTATGTCACTCGTTTGTTCCATTCGCAAATACGTATACACCGTAGTCAGTATAATTCCTATATGTTAA
- the LOC124428574 gene encoding uncharacterized protein LOC124428574 — translation MNTLTIKTLLLLAGTIYIVNATSVCPWAQSVAELENSCICDYNLAKELSVQCDIVDYGQLLLAMKRYASKITVDLFYINNSTIGTLKNGSLSALRINNIQLSGCRISIVEPEAFKDQENSLKSLNLKDNELIEIPIDTLKTLKNLTVLDLSMNKITKVPDDAFIGLKLVTLKLSDNEVTLSSGAFRGLEATLKNLNLKGTRQKKVPEALRGLKALAFLDLSQNSIHELPGSAGIKAFEGLDSLTGLNLERNLIQNIGPNAFYGVRNTLSSLSLLNNLIPDFPTAAINSIHDLRVLDIGFNLITELPVNAFQGNPSVTLLAIDGNPLSTVPERALARLNGTLRGLSLGGRFLVCDCKLRWIVDWIKTKDLQVTSRERKPPFCGSPHRLQEKNFYNIDINDMTCERTPEIIGIGTVESVDTREPTGPSDNIGVATHHSTIRPQISTTTTSTSTTTPSTTTIFSTTEFKRTTEAPQTSTMFTSTTNRPTAARTGNVVIMRTTLTPPRHVQDQPQQHQPRPPLVLGSPLYKAKSNDRDIIVKDVLRQDNSVIIYWDTKAPKSLGFRVIYRLFGDDSFEQAPPLDASEREFKIKNVPYQECIIVCVVSLEETNLTPANVPYQQCREVRTENSPTSNMDKITIAASAAICATIVVAVIIFVVANRRRARKLHTLHSIDQTNMGGPIAGLPVNCCSTGGPTPSPGGPLSSMATLSAYNAQKEWDQVSAYSNRSIPRPRIFPVDRQGSITRASCIDDVRSQTGHYGGKVSTRSVADGQSQHSFSNNSTRYFANTTLGSNLVNSRPELRQSRQSLAAASDRMSRNNYTNNHMPSHASSRRQRPRSRNRTLEQNPPRPGSRYSLADSTHTLNNYDENNWTDHDMDIYMTRNPTTRSGLMPV, via the exons ataCGCTCACGATCAAGACGTTATTGCTTTTGGCAGGCACGATATACATCGTGAATGCAACCTCAGTCTGCCCTTGGGCTCAAAGTGTCGCAGAACTTGAAAACTCTTGCATCTGTGATTATAATCTTGCTAAAGAACTATCAGTACAATGTGACATCGTTGATTACGGTCAACTACTATTGGCTATGAAACGATACGCTTCAAAGATCACCGTTGATCtcttttacattaataacagtaCCATTGGTACTCTAAAGAATGGATCTCTTTCAGCGCTAAGAATCAATAACATACAATTATCGGGTTGTCGTATTTCGATAGTTGAACCTGAAGCATTCAAAGATcaagaaaattcattgaaaagtCTTAATCTTAAAGATAACGAACTGATAGAAATACCTATTGATACGTTGAAGACTTTGAAGAATCTTACAGTGTTAGATCTATCAATGAACAAGATTACAAAAGTTCCAGATGATGCCTTTATTGGATTGAAACTGGTCACTTTAAAATTGTCTGACAATGAAGTTACTCTCTCATCAGGTGCCTTTAGAGGTTTAGAAGCGACTTTGAAAAATCTTAATCTTAAAGGTACCCGACAAAAAAAAGTACCGGAAGCATTAAGAGGTCTCAAAGCTCTAGCCTTTCTGGATCTATCTCAAAACAGTATACATGAATTACCTGGATCAGCTGGTATCAAAGCATTCGAAGGACTAGACTCATTGACTGGTCTCAATCTTGAGAGAAACTTGATCCAAAATATCGGACCAAATGCTTTCTATGGCGTCAGAAATACTTTAAGCTCTTTGAGTTTATTAAACAATCTCATCCCTGATTTTCCAACTGCTGCAATCAACAGTATTCATGATCTTAGG GTACTTGACATCGGATTCAATCTAATAACGGAGTTACCAGTGAATGCTTTTCAAGGTAATCCATCGGTAACACTTCTCGCTATCGATGGAAATCCTTTATCCACTGTACCAGAACGAGCATTGGCTAGATTGAATGGTACTCTAAGAGGACTGAGCTTGGGAGGAAGATTCCTTGTATGTGATTGCAAATTACGTTGGATCGTCGATTGGATTAAGACTAAGGATCTTCAAGTAACCAGCCGCGAACGTAAACCACCATTTTGTGGTAGTCCACATAGATtacaagaaaagaatttttacaaCATCGATATAAATG ATATGACATGTGAAAGAACACCAGAAATTATTGGAATTGGCACTGTTGAAAGTGTCGATACTAGAGAACCAACAGGTCCAAGTGATAATATAGGTGTTGCTACTCATCACTCAACGATAAGACCACAGATATCCACCACAACAACTAGTACATCGACTACTACACcttcaacaacaacaatcttTTCAACTACAGAATTTAAAAGAACGACTGAAGCACCTCAAACATCTACTATGTTTACTTCGACGACTAACAGACCAACTGCAGCTCGAACAGGAAATGTAGTTATAATGAGAACTACTTTAACTCCACCTAGACATGTTCAGGATCAACCTCAGCAACATCAACCAAGACCTCCTTTGGTTCTTGGTTCTCCTCTTTATAAAGCTAAATCAAATGATAGAGATATCATAGTGAAGGATGTACTTAGACAGGATAATTCAGTGATTATCTATTGGGACACAAAAGCACCTAAGAGTTTAGGATTTCGTGtgatttatcgattatttggAGATGATAGTTTCGAGCAAGCTCCGCCTCTTGATGCTAGCGAACgtgaatttaaaataaagaacgTACCCTATCAG GAATGCATCATAGTATGTGTCGTTTCGTTGGAAGAGACCAATCTTACGCCAGCAAATGTTCCCTATCAACAATGCAGAGAAGTTAGAACAGAAAATTCACCAACTTCTAATATGGACAAAATCACTATAGCTGCTAGTGCAGCAATATGTGCGACTATAGTAGTTGCAGTAATAATCTTTGTGGTTGCTAATAGAAGAAGAGCTCGTAAACTTCATACACTTCATAGTATAGATCAAACTAACATGGGTGGCCCTATAGCAGGCTTGCCAGTTAATTGTTGCTCAACCGGTGGTCCAACGCCAAGTCCAGGAGGACCTCTGTCTTCTATGGCGACCTTGAGTGCTTACAATGCTCAAAAGGAATGGGATCAAGTATCGGCTTATAGTAACAGAAGTATACCGAGACCTAGAATCTTTCCTGTTGATCGACAAG GTTCGATTACTAGAGCTTCTTGCATCGACGATGTTCGTTCTCAAACAGGCCACTATGGTGGTAAAGTATCTACACGTTCAGTTGCTGATGGCCAATCACAACATAGTTTCTCTAATAACTCTACACGATATTTTGCTAACACGACTTTAGGATCTAATCTCGTAAACTCTAGACCag AGTTACGTCAGTCACGTCAATCGTTAGCAGCAGCTTCCGATAGAATGTCGCgcaataattatactaataatcaTATGCCCTCTCATGCTTCCTCGAGAAGACAACGCCCAAGATCACGTAATCGTACCTTGGAACAAAATCCTCCAAGGCCTGGCAGTCGCTATAGTTTAGCTGACTCCACGCATACGTTgaataattacgatgaaaataattggaCCGATCATGATATGGACATATACATGACACGTAATCCAACTACGAGAAGCGGTCTAATGCCAGTATGA
- the LOC124428721 gene encoding ubiquitin-conjugating enzyme E2Q-like protein CG4502: MSTRSKEKVVAAFRKLFRSSEKLAEQEGGSDSSTNSPSRRLLNRHHHRPDAVTPSDGSMPENPGSSHTAHGSCFFKTKKSSSTSSQGNIPEKVRLRRLMKELSEIQRTQHRRDATFTAELINDNLFEWHVRLHKIDPESELAADMRELEIPYILLHVVFPENFPFAPPFMRVISPRIEKGFVMEGGAICMELLTPRGWASAYTIEAVITQFAASIVKGQGRVARKPKTNKEFNRRSAEESFRNLVKTHEKYGWVTPPLAEG, from the exons ATGTCTACGAGATCGAAGGAGAAAGTAGTTGCTGCCTTTCGGAAATTATTCCGATCATCGGAGAAGCTTGCTGAACAAGAAGGTGGAAGTGATAGCTCGACAAATTCGCCTTCCAGACGATTACTtaatcgtcatcatcatcggcCTGATGCGGTCACGCCGTCTGATGGTTCCATGCCTGAAAATCCAGGCAGCAGTCATACCGCACATGGTAGTTGCTTTTTCAAAACAAAGAAGTCTTCCAGTACTTCCTCTCAg ggTAACATCCCAGAGAAAGTTAGATTACGTCGTTTGATGAAAGAACTCAGTGAGATTCAAAGAACTCAACATCGCCGAGATGCAACTTTTACCGCCGAGCTCATCAATGACAATCTATTTGAGTGGCATGTGAGACTTCACAAAATCGACCCAGAAAGCGAGCTAGCTGCTGACATGCGGGAACTCGAGATACCCTATATACTTCTTCACGTAGTCTTTCCagaaaattttcctttcgCGCCACCTTTCATGAGAGTAATCTCGCCGAGAATTGAAAAAGGTTTTGTCATGGAAGGTGGGGCTATTTGTATGGAACTTTTAACACCTAGAGGATGGGCCAGTGCATACACTATCGAAGCTGTTATCACGCAGTTTGCTGCCAGTATCGTTAAGGGACAG GGACGCGTTGCTAGAAAACCAAAGACCAATAAAGAATTCAATCGGCGATCCGCTGAAGAATCTTTTCGAAATCTCGTTAAAACTCACGAGAAATATGGTTGGGTTACGCCTCCACTTGCAGAAGGCTGA
- the LOC124428720 gene encoding transmembrane protein 231-like isoform X1, with product MTAIEIFSNSIYYKYRARIYSLSSLIVLLLVMMSIITPFFLMFNTGGFWIKTKTHAETPDISFQYKYLLLMERGIEMAPIVCSTFTSYKENNISDDCLIIKVQEIDTNNDGKKDILKFEAQFYTDSPIKNIRFFLFFDFKLKQIFESSIQSLAIFDHTLHQDEQKIYFIADLELKQRGILHSDHLYEAYNHSIELSDRTLLQLLSQSVNKKFSAEITNSHVITQSGFSKEDMITIQGELHYKDHLIYYQPNLWEELKWAWIHERGALNGSILGSLGVSFGTKQHYRLCQPFQTFIHISTRRPTLFNEGGDCAVPRMSLVCSIRKYVYTVVSIIPIC from the exons ATGACTgcgattgaaatattttcgaattctatttattataaatatagagCTAGAATATATTCTTTAAGCTCTttaattgtgttattattggttATGATGTCAATAATTACTCCGTTCTTTCTAATGTTTAATACAGGag GATTTtggataaaaacaaaaactcaTGCAGAAACACCAGACAtatcttttcaatataaatatttattactaatGGAGAGAGGCATAGAAATGGCCCCGATAGTTTGTTCTACCTTTACTAGCTacaaagagaataatatttctgaTGATTGTTTAATCATAAAg gtACAAGAAATAGATACAAACAATGATgggaagaaagatatattaaagtttGAAGCTCAGTTTTATACAGATTCACCTATTAAGAACATaaggttttttttattttttgattttaaattaaag caaATTTTTGAAAGCTCTATTCAATCATTAGCAATATTTGATCATACATTACATCAAGATGaacaaaagatttattttattgccgATTTGGAATTAAAACAGAGAGGCATTCTTCATAGCGATCATTTATATGAGGCATATAATCATAGTATAGAGTTGTCAGACCGAACATTGCTGCAATTGCTATCTCAAAGTGTTAATAAAAAGT TTTCAGCTGAAATTACTAACAGCCATGTAATTACTCAATCGGGATTTTCAAAGGAAGATATGATTACAATCCAAGGAGAATTACATTACAAagatcatttaatatattatcaaccTAATTTGTGGGAAGAATTGAAATGGGCATGGATACA CGAAAGAGGCGCTTTGAATGGATCGATATTAGGGAGTCTAGGCGTTTCTTTTGGCACGAAGCAACATTACCGACTATGTCAACCCTTCCAGACATTCATCCATATCTCAACAAGGCGTCCTACTCTGTTCAATGAGGGTGGAGATTGCGCTGTACCGCGTATGTCACTCGTTTGTTCCATTCGCAAATACGTATACACCGTAGTCAGTATAATTCCTATATGTTAA
- the LOC124428720 gene encoding transmembrane protein 231-like isoform X2 yields the protein MTAIEIFSNSIYYKYRARIYSLSSLIVLLLVMMSIITPFFLMFNTGGFWIKTKTHAETPDISFQYKYLLLMERGIEMAPIVCSTFTSYKENNISDDCLIIKVQEIDTNNDGKKDILKFEAQFYTDSPIKNIRFFLFFDFKLKQIFESSIQSLAIFDHTLHQDEQKIYFIADLELKQRGILHSDHLYEAYNHSIELSDRTLLQLLSQSVNKKFSAEITNSHVITQSGFSKEDMITIQGELHYKDHLIYYQPNLWEELKWAWIHERGALNGSILGSLGVSFGTKQHYRLCQPFQTFIHISTRRPTLFNEGGDCAVPRMSLVCSIRKYVYTVGE from the exons ATGACTgcgattgaaatattttcgaattctatttattataaatatagagCTAGAATATATTCTTTAAGCTCTttaattgtgttattattggttATGATGTCAATAATTACTCCGTTCTTTCTAATGTTTAATACAGGag GATTTtggataaaaacaaaaactcaTGCAGAAACACCAGACAtatcttttcaatataaatatttattactaatGGAGAGAGGCATAGAAATGGCCCCGATAGTTTGTTCTACCTTTACTAGCTacaaagagaataatatttctgaTGATTGTTTAATCATAAAg gtACAAGAAATAGATACAAACAATGATgggaagaaagatatattaaagtttGAAGCTCAGTTTTATACAGATTCACCTATTAAGAACATaaggttttttttattttttgattttaaattaaag caaATTTTTGAAAGCTCTATTCAATCATTAGCAATATTTGATCATACATTACATCAAGATGaacaaaagatttattttattgccgATTTGGAATTAAAACAGAGAGGCATTCTTCATAGCGATCATTTATATGAGGCATATAATCATAGTATAGAGTTGTCAGACCGAACATTGCTGCAATTGCTATCTCAAAGTGTTAATAAAAAGT TTTCAGCTGAAATTACTAACAGCCATGTAATTACTCAATCGGGATTTTCAAAGGAAGATATGATTACAATCCAAGGAGAATTACATTACAAagatcatttaatatattatcaaccTAATTTGTGGGAAGAATTGAAATGGGCATGGATACA CGAAAGAGGCGCTTTGAATGGATCGATATTAGGGAGTCTAGGCGTTTCTTTTGGCACGAAGCAACATTACCGACTATGTCAACCCTTCCAGACATTCATCCATATCTCAACAAGGCGTCCTACTCTGTTCAATGAGGGTGGAGATTGCGCTGTACCGCGTATGTCACTCGTTTGTTCCATTCGCAAATACGTATACACCGTA GGAGAATAA